The genomic interval CCTTCGGCGCACTGGTAGGTGCCGGGCTCGCAGAGCGGCAGGCCGATGGAGAAGTCGAGGGTGGCCGGGTTGTCCAGCGTGCCCACGCCGGTGTCGGCGATGATGGTCAGGGTCACCGGCGCATCGGTATCATTGGTGTAGGCGGCTGCGCGCACGAACTGGTCTTCGCCACGGATGAAGTCGGTGGCGCTGGGCTCCACGCAGCTCTCGACGACGTCGACACATTCTTCGAGCAGGTAGATCGCGCCGTAGTCGACGGCCGAGGTCATCGAGACGGTGAGCTGTTCGCCGGGGGGCACCGTGGCGCTGAACGCGACGTCGGCACCCGAGGTGTTGAAGAGGCGGTTGATCGGTACGCAGGCTGATTCTTCGGAGGGCTGGTAGTAGTTGGAGAACTCGGTCCAGTCGATCTCGAAGGAGTCACCGTCGACGACTTCGTAGGCGTCGGCGCAGCTGTCGGCTTCGGGAAGGATGCAGCGAAGCTCGGTGCCGTCGCAGCCCTCGCGGCAGTTGATGCGGGCTTCCTGGGTGCCGTTGGCGTTGCAGACCACCAGGGTGTCGCCGTCGCAGGAGCGGGTGTCGGCTTCACACACGATGGTGGGGTCGACACAGCTCACGCTCAGGTTGGTGCGGTCGTAGACGCACTCTTCGTTTTCGGAGCACTCCGAGCAGAGATCGGCTTCGGGCTCGCAGCGGTTGGCGACGCAGAGGTTGCCTTCGAGGCAGTCGTTGACCGAGGTGCAGACCTCGGCGTTGACGCACTCGCGGGCGGCGGGGTCACAGACACCGGGCTGGCCAGCGCAGTTGAGAAGGGTGCAGATAAAGGTCTCACTGACGCAGCTGTCGTCGTAGCAGTAACGGCCCGCCGAACAGTCGTTGTCGTCGGAGCAGACGCCGGTTCCGCCACCGTCGGGATTCTCGCCGCACTCCTCGGTGTCGGGGTCACAGTCTACGTCAGGGCCCACATCGGGGTCCTCGCAGCTCTCTCCCTCGCACCCGGTATCGGGCCTGTCTGTGGGTTCATCGCCTGCGCCACAGGCGGTGGTTAAAGAGAACGCTAATGCCAAGCTGATTACCGCGAGGCGGTATCGCCACCAAATTGCCATGGCTTCCATCCTGATGTGGGATTGTCTGAGCGTGTCGTACTTTACGTTAGTTTCGGGGCGCTCGACGCGATGAGGCGCGAGCAAGAATCGAAGTCTGTGCGCCTGATGGTACCTGGGGCGCGGGGATAGGCTCCGAACAATGCGGTCAGAATTGGTTAATCGGGGGTAGACTGTCAAGTTGCTTCCGCCAGGCCTTGTGTTTCGGGGGCGTGAGGGAGCGTCTCGAAGCGCGGAGTAGGCGTTGGCGTGCAGAGGTAAAAGACGCCCGCCGGCCGGTGCCGGGGGCGTCTGGAGGTTTTGGGGGAGTGGTCTGCGGGGCGACTCAGCGCAGCGCTTTTCCGAAGATCTTTTCCTCGACGATGCGGTCTGCGATCACGTCGGTGGGAAGATCTTCAGAGCCGGCGCGGTCGAAGATGGCCAGCATCGTTTCATAGATCTCGGAGGTTTTGGCCAGGGCGCGCTCGCGATCGTAGCCGACGTACTCTTGAGCGACGTTGATGAGGCCGCCGGCGTTAATCGCGTAGTCGGGGGCGTAGAGAATGCCGCGGCGGTGGAGCTCTTCGCCGTGTCGATCTTCCAGGAGCTGGTTGTTCGCCGCACCGGCGACGATCGTGCACTGAAGCCCGGCAAGGGTGGTGTCGTTGATGGCACCGCCCAGGGCGCAGGGGGCGTAGATGTCGCAGTCGACAGCGTGAATGGCGTCGACGCTGACCGCGGTGGCACCCAGCTCGTTGACGCCGCGCTCAACGGCAGCCGGGTTGATGTCGGCGACGGTCAGGGTTGCACCGAGCTCATGAAGTTCGCGGGCCAGGCAAAAGCCCACCGCGCCCAGGCCCTGTACTGCGACGTGCACGCCTTCGAGGGAGTCGCGGCCGAGCTTGAACTTCACCGCCGCCTCAATGCCGCGGCGCACGCCGTAGGCGGTCACCGGAGAGGGGTCACCGGAGCTTCCGGCGTCCGGGTCGTAGCCAAGCACGTGGTCGGTGAAGCGGTGGGCGACGTTGATATCGTTGACGTTCGTGCCGCTGTCTTCGCAGGTGATATAGCGGCCGCCGAGCGAGTCGACAAAACGCCCGAACTCTTCAAAAAGGCGCTCGCGCTGCTCTTCGCTCAGGTGTTTCGGGCGCATGATCACGGCTTTGCCCCCGCCGTGGGGCAGGTTGCTGATGGCCGCCTTGTAGGTCATTCCACGACCCAGGCGCAGCGCGTCGCGGGTGGCTTCGGCGGTGGAGGGGTATTCGATGAAGCGGCATCCCCCGATGGCCGGACCTTGCTTCAGGTTATGAAGCGCCACAATGGCCTGAAGACCGGTGGCAGGGTCGGTTTTGAAAAGAACTTCGCCGAAGTTCAGAGAATTGGCGTATTCGAAAAGGTCCACGAGCTATCTCCTGAGGCGTTAGCGTAGCGAGAAGCGTGCGTTCGACATGAGCCAAGACTCCAGTCTCGACCCCCTGGTTCCGGGGCATTTATAGTGAGGGGGGATGGGGTTAGGCAAGGTCTGTCGTTGACGCGTAGCGTCACGATGAGAGGGGACTTTGGGGTGATGTTGGGCCCGGGTCTGTGGTGCGAGCGAGGCCGGTTCGTGCTATGCGGTGAGCCAGTGTGGATGCTGCATCTGCGGCATGGCGATCAACGTCTTCGGCGAAGCAAAGCCTGAATCCATACCGGCGTTCGGAACGTTGTCCGTGTCACGCTTTGTAGCGCATCCAGCCCCATCAACGTCTGCTCATTGTGGTGTGAAGGGGATTATGCTTGACCGGGGATCGGGGGGTGGGGAAAGTTGTCGCGTTCAATCATCAAAAGTCGCTGGCCAGTCTCAGACGCCGGCGCGCTGCGGGAGCGGGTGGAGATGACGACATCGGTGATCTGCACACAGTGTGGGGCGAGGAACCTGGCGACGCAGGCGGAATGCCGCAGATGTAAGGCGCCGCTTGGCGAGGAGGTTGTGGTCACGGCGACGGTGCGTGGCACGCCGACCTCGACGCTGCTTCAGGAGCGCTGGGCGGTGCTCGGTCTTGTCAGCCAGGCCGAAGGTGTGCGCTGGCAGGCCGGTCATGACGTGGAGCGGGGGCGTCCGGTGATGATCCAACTTCATCCGGGCGACCCGGGCGCGCTGCGTGAGGTGGAGGCACAGGCGCGCTCCTTTGCCGAACTCTCTCACTCGGGTCTTCTTGAGGTCCTGGGGGTGGTCCCCGGTGAGGAAGGCGTCTCAGTGGTGTTGGATTGGCCGCCGGGAGGGCGCCTTGACGAGCTTCTGGCGGCGCGCGAGCGCGTGCCCCTGTGGGTGGCGCTCGCGTTGATGCAGGATCTGCTTGAGGCGTTGCGCGCGATGCACGGTGCGGGCTATCGGCATGGACGGCTCGACGCCTCGCGGGTGCTGGTGCGGGAGCGCATCGACGGACGTCTGGGCGCGGCGCTTAGCGGTGTGTGGCTGGGGCCCAATGCGCCCGAGCTGGCCGAGGACTATCGCGCCCTTGCGCGCATCGTTGTACAGATGCTCGGGGTAACGGAGCAGGGGACTGAGGCTGATCTGGCCGGCCTGCTTCTGCGCGACGTCGGGGGACGAGCGGGGGAGGAGGTTTCCGTCGAGGTCGCCGGGCTTTTGGCCAGGATGTTGGCTCAGGATGCGGCCCATCGCCTGATCAACCCCCGCGAGATTCTGGCGCAGATCGATGCACTTTGTGGCTCGCTTCATGATGAGACGATGTGCGCGGTGGAGGCTGGCCCCTTCCTGCGCGGAAGTCGCGATGATGATCCGGCGGCGCGCCGCGAAGAGCTACCGATGAGCAGCGTGGAACTCTCGGCCTTTTACATCGACCGGGACCCGGTGAGCGCCGCGCAGTTTCATCGTTTCGCCACCGAAACCGGACTTACGCTTGATGAGGAGTGGTATCAGTTTAATGCCCCGCGTGGTGCCGGGGAGTTGCCGGTGGTGCACGTGACCTGGCGTGAGGCCTACGAGTACGCGCACTGGGCCGGCAAGCGACTGCCCACCGAGGCGGAGTGGGAAAAGGCCGCCCGTGGAACGGACGGGCGCACCTACCCCTGGGGGGATGCGCCTCCTAACGCCGGGCTGGCACTCTATGGTGAGAACCCCGCGCCCGGCGTCCCCGGTGAGCGCAGCGCCGGACGCAGCCCCTACGGCGTAGAAGATATGGCGGGTAACGTCTTTGAGTGGGTCGCCGACTGGTACGATGGCACCTACTACAATGAGGCTCCGCCGCGTGATCCGGGCGGCCCCAGGCGCGGCACGCGCAAGGTGCTGCGCGGGGGCTCCTTTGCCCACCCGGAGTTCGCACTTCGCTGCGCGACCCGCGGACGCTATGAGCCGGGGGAGCGTCGCGCGAACCACTCGTTTCGCTGCGTGTGGTCGCTTCGGGATCCGCAGCCCCGTTGAAATGAGGGAGCGTGAGGCTGCGTGCCGGACACACGGTGCGACTCGCCGACGCTCAAAAGGTTGCGAGATTTCAACCTGAAACGCGTTGCCCGGGGAAGCTGATGAGGTCGGTCGGTGGGACCGTGGGGCGGGTTTTCGCGCAAGGCAAGACGACCATGGGGCGGGATTTCGAATGGCGTCGCCATGGCCCTGCGAGGCAAGTCCGGGGCAGTGTGTTCGCGTTAAGTCGTGGGATTTCGCGTGCTTAATGAACCTCGGTGCTCGACACAAGGGGGCCGGGCGCGTATACCCCGGGGCGGCAAAACGCCCCTGAAACGAAATCGAAAACCACGGAAACGTGACGAGAGAACGATGACGACGAGCACCTCGTGGGTGGTCTTGAAGTTTGGCGGCACCAGTGTGTCGAGTCGGGAGCGCTGGGAGACGATCTTAAGCGTGGTTCGGGAGCGTCTGGATGAGGCGCCGGATCGCCGGGTGATGGTCGTCTGCTCCGCGCTCAGCGGGGTGACCAACCTGCTCGAAGAGGTGATTGCGCGTGCCCCCGAGGGCAATCATCATGATCTGCTCGAGCAGGTCGAGGCCCGCCACACCGAGTTGGCTGACACGCTGGGGGTGGACGCCAGCACCCTTCTCGAGGAGGAGCTCCTCACCCTGGCGCGACTCGCCCTGGGAGCCTCATTGGTCAAAGAAGTCAGTCCCCGGATTTATGCGCAGATCCTGGCGTTGGGAGAGCTGATGTCGACCCGGTTGGGGGCGGCCTTTATGGCCCGCCAGATGACGGAGAGCACCTGGGCCGACGCCCGCACCATGCTGCGCGCCGTCGAAGAGCCCAACGCCCCGCTGCGTCGCCGCTACATCTCGGCGGCCTGCGAGGGCGGGGTCGATGAGGTGCTGCAGGCGCGTCTGTCCGCCGATGCGGCGCGCGTGGTGATCACCCAGGGCTTCATCGCCGGCAATGATGCCGGGGAGACGGTGCTGCTGGGGCGTGGCGGCAGCGACACCTCGGCGGCGTATCTGGCTGCGCGCCTGCGCGCCGAGCGTCTGGAGATCTGGACGGATGTGCCCGGGATGTTCTCGGCCAATCCCCGTCAGGTACCCACCGCGCGGCTGCTGCGACGGCTGGACTATGCCGAGGCCCAGGAGCTGGCGACGATGGGCGCCCGGGTGCTGCATCCGCGCTGCCTGGCACCGGTGCGCGAACATAACATTCCACTGCATATTCGCTGCACGCCTTCACCGGAGCAGGATGGTACGGTGATCGCGGCTCAGGCCACCGGGCAAGGACCGCAGGTCAAGGCTGTGTCGGCCAAGTCCGGCGTCACCGTCATCTCGATGGAGACCCTGGGAATGTGGCAGCAGGTCGGGTTTCTGGCAGACGTCTTTGCGGTGTTTAAGTCGCACGGTCTCTCGATTGATATGGTGGCGACCTCGGAGGCCGAAGTCAGCGTGACGCTCGATCCGATGGCCAACGCGCTGGAGCCGGCCACGCTGGAGCGGCTGCATGCCGACCTCAACGAGCTGTGTCGCGCACGTGTGGTGGAGGGATGCGCGGTGGTCAGTCTGGTTGGCCGTCGGGTGCGTTCCATCCTCAGTCAGCTCGCCCCGGCGCTCAAGGTTTTTGAGGAACAGCAGATCTATCTCGTGTCGCAGTCGGCCAGCGACCTCAACCTGAGCTTTGTCGTCGATGAAGCGCAGGCTGAGCGCCTCGTCGGCAAACTCCATCAACTTCTCTTCGGGGAGCAGGGGCCGGACCAGGTCTTCGGAGCGAGCTGGGAAGAACTCAGCGGGCGAGTGCTGCCGCAGCTTCCTTTTGAGGACGCGTGGTGGCGAGAGCGCCGCACTGAACTTCTGAAGATCGCCGAAGGTGGCGCAGCTTACGCCTACAACCTCGATGTGGTTGAAGCGCAGGCCGATCGACTTAAGGCGATGGGGGCGGTCGACCGCGTCTTCTTTGCGATCAAGGCCAATCCTAACCCCGAGATCCTGCGTTCGCTGGAGGCGCGAGGTGTGGGCTTTGAGTGCGTCTCGCCAGGGGAGGTGGCGCATGTGCGAACGCTCTTTCCGAAGATTGCGCCCGGTCGCCTGCTCTTTACCCCGAACTTCGCGCCCCGCGAGGAGTACGCGTTGGGCTTTGAGGCCGGGGCGATGGTCACCCTCGACAACCTTCACCCGCTGGAGGCCTGGCCGGAGCTCTTTGAGGGGCGAGAGGTGCTTGTGCGCGTCGATCCCGGGCAGGGGGCCGGGCATCATCGCTATGTGCGCACTGCCGGCCCGAAGTCGAAGTTCGGTGTGAGCGTGGAGGAGCTTCCGCGTCTGTCTGAGCTCGCCGCGGCGGCCAACCTCAGGGTGGTGGGGCTGCACGCTCATGTGGGAAGCGGCGTGCGACGCGCGGGCACCTGGTCGTCGACGGCGGTGTTTCTGGAGCAATGTCGCGGGTTCTTCCCCGAGGTGCGCTGGCTCAACCTCGGCGGTGGACTCGGGGTGCCGGAGCGCGCCGGACAGCAGGCGCTCGATCTGCACGCGGTCAACGCGTCGCTGGAGGCCTTTAAGGCAGCGCACCCCGAGCTGGA from Lujinxingia sediminis carries:
- a CDS encoding Leu/Phe/Val dehydrogenase; this encodes MDLFEYANSLNFGEVLFKTDPATGLQAIVALHNLKQGPAIGGCRFIEYPSTAEATRDALRLGRGMTYKAAISNLPHGGGKAVIMRPKHLSEEQRERLFEEFGRFVDSLGGRYITCEDSGTNVNDINVAHRFTDHVLGYDPDAGSSGDPSPVTAYGVRRGIEAAVKFKLGRDSLEGVHVAVQGLGAVGFCLARELHELGATLTVADINPAAVERGVNELGATAVSVDAIHAVDCDIYAPCALGGAINDTTLAGLQCTIVAGAANNQLLEDRHGEELHRRGILYAPDYAINAGGLINVAQEYVGYDRERALAKTSEIYETMLAIFDRAGSEDLPTDVIADRIVEEKIFGKALR
- a CDS encoding bifunctional aspartate kinase/diaminopimelate decarboxylase, producing MTTSTSWVVLKFGGTSVSSRERWETILSVVRERLDEAPDRRVMVVCSALSGVTNLLEEVIARAPEGNHHDLLEQVEARHTELADTLGVDASTLLEEELLTLARLALGASLVKEVSPRIYAQILALGELMSTRLGAAFMARQMTESTWADARTMLRAVEEPNAPLRRRYISAACEGGVDEVLQARLSADAARVVITQGFIAGNDAGETVLLGRGGSDTSAAYLAARLRAERLEIWTDVPGMFSANPRQVPTARLLRRLDYAEAQELATMGARVLHPRCLAPVREHNIPLHIRCTPSPEQDGTVIAAQATGQGPQVKAVSAKSGVTVISMETLGMWQQVGFLADVFAVFKSHGLSIDMVATSEAEVSVTLDPMANALEPATLERLHADLNELCRARVVEGCAVVSLVGRRVRSILSQLAPALKVFEEQQIYLVSQSASDLNLSFVVDEAQAERLVGKLHQLLFGEQGPDQVFGASWEELSGRVLPQLPFEDAWWRERRTELLKIAEGGAAYAYNLDVVEAQADRLKAMGAVDRVFFAIKANPNPEILRSLEARGVGFECVSPGEVAHVRTLFPKIAPGRLLFTPNFAPREEYALGFEAGAMVTLDNLHPLEAWPELFEGREVLVRVDPGQGAGHHRYVRTAGPKSKFGVSVEELPRLSELAAAANLRVVGLHAHVGSGVRRAGTWSSTAVFLEQCRGFFPEVRWLNLGGGLGVPERAGQQALDLHAVNASLEAFKAAHPELELWLEPGRFLVSEAGVLLARVTQLKTKGAYHYVGVETGMNTLIRPALYGAYHAIVNLTRHAQAPEIEAEIVGPICESGDVLGHARWLPVCEEGDVLLVANCGSYGRAMSSRYNLREPAREVVLGAPESEQ
- a CDS encoding SUMF1/EgtB/PvdO family nonheme iron enzyme, giving the protein MSRSIIKSRWPVSDAGALRERVEMTTSVICTQCGARNLATQAECRRCKAPLGEEVVVTATVRGTPTSTLLQERWAVLGLVSQAEGVRWQAGHDVERGRPVMIQLHPGDPGALREVEAQARSFAELSHSGLLEVLGVVPGEEGVSVVLDWPPGGRLDELLAARERVPLWVALALMQDLLEALRAMHGAGYRHGRLDASRVLVRERIDGRLGAALSGVWLGPNAPELAEDYRALARIVVQMLGVTEQGTEADLAGLLLRDVGGRAGEEVSVEVAGLLARMLAQDAAHRLINPREILAQIDALCGSLHDETMCAVEAGPFLRGSRDDDPAARREELPMSSVELSAFYIDRDPVSAAQFHRFATETGLTLDEEWYQFNAPRGAGELPVVHVTWREAYEYAHWAGKRLPTEAEWEKAARGTDGRTYPWGDAPPNAGLALYGENPAPGVPGERSAGRSPYGVEDMAGNVFEWVADWYDGTYYNEAPPRDPGGPRRGTRKVLRGGSFAHPEFALRCATRGRYEPGERRANHSFRCVWSLRDPQPR